In Longimicrobium sp., one genomic interval encodes:
- a CDS encoding Ig-like domain-containing protein, which translates to MSPAAFGAAVAGLLALAACSDRTSPLGPTDPRAPGAPEMVGSIRCTASVKAGTVSCGQAELPPGARGYIIVGGQHVNVELTSSNVTYDAGTGAFAFDVTVMNKIPQAMGTTDGVAADTNGVRVIFASGPQVTAGSGDASVSNADGMDAFTSTNQPFFRYAGAALGADGILSTNETSSAKNWQLHVDGTVESFAFTLYVVTEVPRPDGWVDVFPGTGNVLTGDTVALTDSVRTAVGTLVADATVTWASADSLIARVDSAGNVVGVAPGSTVITATAGSRTGSFTVGVCPKLAVGQAYTTSMPAAASLCLGGGASGAEYVYMPMNLAQSTALSAFSLSAVGVDTTLKPQSPSPTRLPGGLSPLRIPGEGLEIASDLPYVERDLPRLNGMLGNPAARIRRGRAGGIRAIITQGVVPSVGDSMDLNTNSACSANPSVRRGVVRSVGQHLVIVADTANPPGGFTTAQYDSIATEFDSIAWPVDSANFGAPTDVDGNGHVVAFFTRAVNELSPQNSSSVVLGFFASKDIFSNDPADGCTNSNMGEMFYMLVPDTGGVVNNNKRAVSFVRGNTTGTLGHEFQHMINAFRRGYVTGASSFEQGFLNEGLSHIAEELMFYRTSGMTPKSNVGPGTNAVSGVQLNSKRVNAYNAYASQNIGRFRSWLQRPDTTGAFKQNQNSLAVRGAIWAFLRYAADRQGGSEQDFWFHLVNDNLQGTANIQHVIGNNDPTTWQRDFITALYADDNAFGVNAEYVTQSWNFRALYTLLNGSYSLLQRPLFNNTPLTLTYSGGGSTAYTRFRVNAAAFGRVTTGSSPLTPYALVVMRTR; encoded by the coding sequence GTGTCTCCCGCGGCGTTCGGCGCCGCCGTGGCCGGCCTGCTCGCGCTGGCCGCGTGCAGCGACCGCACCTCTCCGCTCGGGCCCACCGATCCGCGGGCGCCCGGCGCGCCGGAGATGGTGGGCAGCATCCGCTGCACGGCGAGCGTGAAGGCCGGCACCGTGTCGTGCGGCCAGGCGGAGCTCCCCCCGGGCGCCCGCGGCTACATCATCGTGGGCGGCCAGCACGTGAACGTGGAGCTGACCTCGTCGAACGTCACCTACGACGCGGGGACGGGCGCGTTCGCCTTCGACGTGACGGTGATGAACAAGATCCCGCAGGCGATGGGCACCACCGACGGCGTGGCGGCCGACACCAACGGCGTACGCGTGATCTTCGCCTCGGGCCCGCAGGTCACCGCCGGCTCGGGCGACGCCTCGGTGTCGAACGCCGACGGGATGGACGCCTTCACCTCCACCAACCAGCCCTTCTTCCGCTACGCGGGCGCGGCGCTGGGCGCGGACGGGATCCTCTCCACCAACGAGACCTCGTCGGCGAAGAACTGGCAGCTGCACGTCGACGGCACGGTGGAGAGCTTCGCCTTCACCCTGTACGTGGTGACCGAGGTGCCGCGGCCCGACGGGTGGGTCGACGTGTTCCCCGGCACCGGCAACGTGCTGACCGGCGACACGGTGGCGCTGACCGACTCGGTGCGCACCGCGGTGGGCACGCTGGTCGCCGACGCCACGGTTACCTGGGCCTCGGCCGACTCCCTGATCGCGCGTGTCGACTCGGCGGGGAATGTGGTGGGCGTGGCGCCCGGGAGCACGGTGATCACCGCCACGGCGGGGAGCCGAACCGGCTCGTTCACGGTGGGCGTGTGCCCCAAGCTGGCCGTCGGCCAGGCGTACACGACCAGCATGCCGGCCGCGGCCAGCCTGTGCCTGGGCGGCGGCGCGTCGGGCGCCGAGTACGTGTACATGCCCATGAACCTGGCGCAGAGCACGGCGCTGTCGGCGTTCAGCCTGTCCGCCGTGGGCGTCGACACCACGCTCAAGCCGCAGTCTCCCAGCCCCACGCGCCTCCCCGGCGGGCTGTCGCCGCTGCGCATCCCGGGCGAGGGGCTGGAGATCGCCAGCGACCTCCCCTACGTGGAGCGCGACCTGCCGCGGCTGAACGGGATGCTGGGCAACCCGGCGGCGCGCATCCGCCGCGGCCGCGCCGGCGGGATCCGCGCGATCATCACCCAGGGGGTGGTGCCCTCGGTGGGCGACTCGATGGACCTCAACACCAACTCGGCGTGCTCGGCCAACCCCAGCGTGCGCCGCGGCGTGGTGCGCTCGGTCGGCCAGCACCTCGTCATCGTGGCCGACACGGCCAACCCGCCGGGCGGCTTCACCACCGCGCAGTACGACTCCATCGCGACCGAGTTCGACTCCATCGCCTGGCCGGTCGACAGCGCCAACTTCGGCGCGCCCACCGACGTGGACGGCAACGGCCACGTGGTGGCGTTCTTCACCCGCGCGGTCAACGAGCTGTCGCCGCAGAACTCGTCGTCGGTGGTGCTGGGCTTCTTCGCCAGCAAGGACATCTTCTCCAACGACCCGGCGGACGGCTGCACCAACAGCAACATGGGCGAGATGTTCTACATGCTCGTTCCCGACACCGGCGGCGTGGTGAACAACAACAAGCGCGCGGTGTCGTTCGTGCGGGGGAACACCACCGGCACGCTGGGGCACGAGTTCCAGCACATGATCAACGCCTTCCGGCGCGGCTACGTCACCGGCGCCAGCTCGTTCGAGCAGGGCTTCCTGAACGAGGGGCTCAGCCACATCGCCGAGGAGCTGATGTTCTACCGCACCTCGGGGATGACGCCGAAGAGCAACGTGGGCCCGGGGACCAACGCCGTGAGCGGCGTGCAGCTCAACTCGAAGCGGGTGAACGCGTACAACGCCTACGCGTCGCAGAACATCGGCCGGTTCCGCAGCTGGCTGCAGCGCCCCGACACCACGGGCGCGTTCAAGCAGAACCAGAACTCGCTGGCGGTGCGCGGCGCCATCTGGGCGTTCCTGCGCTACGCGGCCGACCGGCAGGGCGGCAGCGAGCAGGACTTCTGGTTCCACCTGGTGAACGACAACCTGCAGGGCACGGCCAACATCCAGCACGTGATCGGCAACAACGACCCGACCACCTGGCAGCGCGACTTCATCACCGCGCTGTACGCCGACGACAACGCGTTCGGCGTGAACGCCGAGTACGTCACGCAGAGCTGGAACTTCCGCGCGCTGTACACGCTGCTGAACGGGAGCTACTCGCTGCTGCAGCGGCCGCTGTTCAACAACACGCCGCTCACGCTGACCTACAGCGGCGGCGGCAGCACGGCCTACACGCGCTTCCGCGTGAACGCCGCCGCCTTCGGACGGGTGACCACGGGCTCCTCGCCGCTGACGCCGTACGCGCTGGTGGTGATGCGCACGCGGTAG
- a CDS encoding RNA polymerase sigma factor — translation MEAETEDVEPQQPDGELIGRILAGEREVYACLVGRYQDTMYRHAAAMVGDRDAAADLVQDTFVKAFTRLDTCDPDRFAAWLFRILRNRCKDWLKNRRQHTAPLQDDAHAAGEGDDPGRTLERTELGRVVDAALMRLPAAQREAFLLKHVDGLSYEEMAERLETGISALKMRVMRAREALQEILRDVV, via the coding sequence ATGGAGGCCGAGACGGAAGACGTGGAGCCGCAGCAGCCGGACGGCGAGCTGATCGGGCGCATCCTGGCGGGCGAGCGCGAGGTATACGCGTGCCTGGTGGGACGCTACCAGGACACCATGTACCGCCACGCCGCGGCCATGGTGGGCGACCGCGACGCCGCCGCCGACCTGGTGCAGGACACCTTCGTGAAGGCGTTCACGCGGCTGGACACCTGCGACCCCGACCGGTTCGCGGCGTGGCTCTTCCGCATACTGCGCAACCGCTGCAAGGACTGGCTGAAGAACCGCCGCCAGCACACCGCGCCGCTGCAAGACGACGCGCACGCCGCCGGCGAGGGCGACGATCCCGGCCGCACGCTGGAGCGCACCGAGCTGGGCCGCGTGGTCGACGCCGCGCTGATGCGCCTCCCCGCCGCGCAGCGCGAGGCCTTCCTGCTGAAGCACGTGGACGGGCTGAGCTACGAGGAGATGGCGGAGCGCCTCGAAACCGGCATCAGCGCGCTGAAGATGCGCGTGATGCGCGCCCGCGAAGCCCTCCAGGAGATCCTCCGCGACGTCGTGTAG
- the icd gene encoding NADP-dependent isocitrate dehydrogenase: protein MSDWSPTAPAGGERVEIRDGKLHVPDHPVLPFIEGDGTGPDIWNASQPVFDAAVEKAYGGKRKIHWMEVLAGEKSFQQTGSWLPDATLDAFREYLVGIKGPLTTPVGGGIRSLNVALRQILDLYACVRPVRWFEGVPSPVKKPGDVDMVIFRENTEDIYAGIEFEEGTDDARKFSEALQQSFPDRFRKVRFPETSGFGIKPVSREGTERLVRAALDYALAHGRRSVTLVHKGNIMKFTEGAFKNWGYELARRDYGAGDYEGGPWQVIDRGGKQVIVNDVIADAFLQQILTRPKEYDVIATLNLNGDYISDALAAQVGGIGIAPGANINYVTGHAIFEATHGTAPKYAGKDMVNPGSVILSGEMMLRYMGWTEAADLIIKGLEGAIGAKTVTYDFERLMEGATKVSCSEFGRRIVQHMQ, encoded by the coding sequence ATGAGCGACTGGAGCCCCACCGCCCCCGCGGGCGGCGAGCGCGTGGAGATCCGCGACGGGAAGCTGCACGTTCCCGATCACCCCGTCCTCCCCTTCATCGAGGGCGACGGCACCGGGCCCGACATCTGGAACGCCTCGCAGCCCGTGTTCGACGCGGCGGTCGAGAAGGCGTACGGCGGGAAGCGGAAGATCCACTGGATGGAGGTGCTGGCCGGCGAGAAGAGCTTCCAGCAGACCGGGAGCTGGCTTCCCGACGCCACCCTCGACGCTTTCCGCGAGTACCTGGTGGGGATCAAGGGGCCGCTGACCACCCCCGTGGGCGGCGGCATCCGCTCGCTGAACGTCGCCCTGCGCCAGATCCTGGACCTCTACGCCTGCGTTCGCCCGGTGCGCTGGTTCGAGGGCGTCCCCAGCCCGGTGAAGAAGCCCGGCGACGTCGACATGGTCATATTCCGCGAGAACACGGAAGACATCTACGCGGGGATCGAGTTCGAGGAGGGGACCGACGATGCGCGGAAGTTCTCCGAGGCGCTGCAGCAGAGCTTCCCCGACCGCTTCCGGAAGGTGCGCTTCCCCGAGACCTCGGGCTTCGGCATCAAGCCCGTGTCGCGCGAGGGGACGGAGCGCCTGGTGCGCGCGGCGCTCGACTACGCGCTGGCGCACGGCCGCCGCTCGGTGACGCTGGTGCACAAGGGGAACATCATGAAGTTCACCGAGGGCGCCTTCAAGAACTGGGGATACGAGCTGGCCCGCCGCGACTACGGCGCGGGCGACTACGAGGGCGGGCCCTGGCAGGTGATCGACCGCGGCGGGAAGCAGGTGATCGTGAACGACGTGATCGCCGACGCCTTCCTGCAGCAGATCCTCACGCGCCCGAAGGAGTACGACGTGATCGCCACGCTCAACCTGAACGGCGACTACATCTCCGACGCGCTGGCGGCGCAGGTGGGCGGGATCGGCATCGCGCCGGGGGCCAACATCAACTACGTCACCGGCCACGCCATCTTCGAGGCCACGCACGGCACCGCCCCCAAGTACGCGGGGAAGGACATGGTCAACCCCGGCTCGGTCATCCTCAGCGGCGAGATGATGCTGCGCTACATGGGGTGGACCGAGGCCGCGGACCTGATCATCAAGGGCCTCGAGGGCGCCATCGGCGCCAAGACGGTGACCTACGACTTCGAGCGGCTGATGGAGGGCGCCACCAAGGTCTCGTGCTCGGAGTTCGGCCGCCGCATCGTGCAGCACATGCAGTAG
- a CDS encoding TraR/DksA C4-type zinc finger protein, with amino-acid sequence MLSEQDRGKIERALLRERERVLENIGHFDERMNDLRERAGELSLYRFHPADIGSESHEQEQDFLLTSVEGRRLYQVDEALSRLYKTPEEFGKCEVCGRDIELERLEVIPETRLCAEHALQADRDTASAADPREAARTGDDAAI; translated from the coding sequence ATGCTGAGCGAACAGGATCGCGGGAAGATCGAGCGGGCGCTGCTGCGCGAGCGCGAGCGGGTGCTGGAGAACATCGGCCACTTCGACGAGCGGATGAACGACCTGCGCGAGCGCGCGGGCGAGCTGAGCCTGTACCGCTTCCACCCGGCCGACATCGGCAGCGAGAGCCACGAGCAGGAGCAGGACTTCCTGCTGACCAGCGTGGAGGGGCGGAGGCTGTACCAGGTGGACGAGGCGCTGTCGCGGCTCTACAAGACGCCGGAGGAGTTCGGGAAGTGCGAGGTGTGCGGCCGCGACATCGAACTGGAGCGGCTGGAGGTGATCCCCGAGACGCGGCTGTGCGCCGAGCACGCGCTGCAGGCCGACCGCGACACCGCCTCCGCCGCCGACCCGCGCGAGGCCGCCCGCACCGGCGACGACGCGGCGATCTGA
- a CDS encoding citrate/2-methylcitrate synthase — protein MAGKGLEGVVVGQSRLSDINGEVGELIYAGYDIDDLARNTTFEEVCYLLWNGELPNREQLDGLKRVLAANARLSDEMLAMVRAFPKDADPMAALRTAVSALGMYDPNADDISAAELRRKAVFLTAQTPTLVAAYARARSGKDPLQPKEGMSVAANFLYMLNGEDANETRCRTMDAALVLHAEHAMNASTFAARVTAGTLSDMYSCITSAIGTLKGPSHGGANVEVMNMLREIDESGEDPAAWVHGALEGGKKVMGFGHRVYKATDPRATVLRELADRIMGEAGETKWLDLSDKIRAAMAQEMESRGKRIYPNVDFFSASVYTTLGIPMDLFTAVFAIARTPGWTAHLLEQYADNRLIRPSSEYVGPRGKTVVPIDQR, from the coding sequence ATGGCTGGCAAGGGGCTGGAAGGGGTGGTCGTCGGTCAGTCCAGGCTGAGCGACATCAACGGCGAGGTCGGCGAGCTGATCTACGCGGGGTACGACATCGACGACCTCGCGCGCAACACCACCTTCGAGGAGGTCTGCTACCTCCTGTGGAACGGCGAGCTCCCCAACCGGGAGCAGCTGGACGGGCTCAAGCGCGTGCTGGCCGCCAACGCGCGCCTGAGCGACGAGATGCTGGCCATGGTCCGCGCCTTCCCGAAGGACGCGGACCCCATGGCCGCGCTCCGCACCGCCGTCTCGGCGCTGGGGATGTACGACCCGAACGCCGACGACATCTCCGCCGCGGAGCTGCGCCGCAAGGCCGTCTTCCTCACCGCGCAGACGCCCACGCTGGTGGCCGCGTACGCCCGCGCGCGCAGCGGGAAGGACCCGCTGCAGCCCAAGGAGGGGATGAGCGTCGCGGCCAACTTCCTGTACATGCTGAACGGCGAGGACGCCAACGAGACCCGCTGCCGCACCATGGACGCGGCGCTGGTGCTGCACGCCGAGCACGCGATGAACGCCTCGACCTTCGCGGCGCGCGTGACGGCCGGCACGCTCTCCGACATGTACTCGTGCATCACCTCGGCGATCGGCACGCTGAAGGGCCCCAGCCACGGCGGCGCCAACGTGGAGGTGATGAACATGCTCCGCGAGATCGACGAGAGCGGCGAGGATCCCGCGGCGTGGGTGCACGGCGCGCTGGAGGGCGGGAAGAAGGTGATGGGCTTCGGGCACCGCGTCTACAAGGCCACCGACCCGCGCGCCACCGTGCTGCGCGAGCTGGCCGACCGCATCATGGGCGAGGCGGGCGAGACGAAGTGGCTGGACCTGTCGGACAAGATCCGCGCGGCCATGGCGCAGGAGATGGAGAGCCGCGGCAAGCGCATCTATCCCAACGTCGACTTCTTCTCGGCCTCGGTCTACACCACGCTGGGGATCCCGATGGACCTGTTCACCGCGGTGTTCGCCATCGCGCGCACGCCGGGGTGGACGGCGCACCTGCTGGAGCAGTACGCCGACAACCGGCTGATCCGCCCGAGCTCGGAGTACGTGGGCCCGCGCGGGAAGACCGTCGTGCCCATCGACCAGCGGTAG
- a CDS encoding Ig-like domain-containing protein, whose amino-acid sequence MRCSSFIAARLALAGLSALALAACSDRGPVAPATPPGEPAQPLVLGSVECTASTTARTLSCGAGQLPGGARGYIIVGGQGTYVQLTSSNVSYNSGTHVFAFDVTVQNLIPQPMGTTNGTTPDGSGVRVVFATGPNVTGGLGSATVAGADGTGTFTASNQPFYTYSGGQLGGDGILSQNETSSARNWTLNVDPTVTSFVFTLYVVAEVPHPNGYIDVTPAADSLAAGSSQALTATVRSAVGNNVGGSVTWGTSDNGVATVDASGNVTGVAPGTATITATSGARTGTATIAVCPNLALGGVFVADMPAGSSLCLSGGGSGAEYTAVPVNVNDAASVSLSVTGSGIVAVSGAPTPDRLPSSARFTVAARAAQEDFGTRLRVRDRAQLTRMIPDARQRWISRGAAGMRGGAAAGVRGAITPGVPSVGALMNLNVETDNACSTLDTRVGRVEAVGTRIIVIADIMNPEGGLSAADYQAIADSFDLFVHPVATGNFGTPSDIDSNGGRVIAFYTRAVNELTPAASSAYIGGFFFQRDLLPAASCATSNVGEMFYMLAADTGGAVNGNKRSVSFIKSVTVGTLAHEFQHMINAARRMYVNSAPGFEEVWLDEGLSHIAEELIFYNRSGLSPGGNVNAASLAVPATQDAFFTYAESNFGRLRQWLLSPHTNGGFQLDDDLATRGAAWAFLRYAADRKGGTQSTTWNALVNSTTEGMTNVQAVLGTDPLPWYRDFVGAMYADDAGIGASATYSQPSWNFRNLYANLDYTPGPVCSCAYELAVRNPSNGVADAFSLTDSGAAAYLRVGVASSAFAGLKTLSGGLAPASTVRMLVIRRK is encoded by the coding sequence ATGCGATGCTCGAGCTTCATCGCCGCCCGCCTGGCGCTTGCCGGGCTTTCCGCGCTGGCGCTGGCCGCGTGCAGCGACCGCGGCCCCGTGGCGCCGGCCACGCCCCCCGGCGAGCCCGCCCAGCCGCTGGTCCTGGGGAGCGTCGAGTGCACCGCCAGCACCACGGCGCGCACCCTTTCCTGCGGGGCCGGGCAGCTTCCCGGCGGCGCGCGCGGCTACATCATCGTGGGCGGGCAGGGCACCTACGTGCAACTGACCTCGTCGAACGTCTCGTACAACAGCGGGACGCACGTCTTCGCCTTCGACGTCACGGTGCAGAACCTCATCCCCCAGCCCATGGGAACGACGAACGGCACCACGCCCGACGGCAGCGGGGTGCGCGTGGTCTTCGCCACGGGGCCGAACGTGACCGGCGGCTTGGGGAGCGCCACGGTGGCGGGGGCCGACGGGACGGGGACGTTCACCGCCTCGAACCAGCCGTTCTACACGTACTCGGGCGGGCAGCTCGGCGGGGACGGGATCCTCTCGCAGAACGAGACCTCGTCGGCGCGCAACTGGACGCTGAACGTGGATCCCACGGTCACCTCCTTCGTCTTCACCCTCTACGTCGTGGCCGAGGTGCCGCACCCCAACGGCTACATCGACGTGACCCCCGCGGCCGACTCGCTGGCGGCGGGTTCGTCGCAGGCGCTGACCGCCACGGTGCGCAGCGCGGTGGGCAACAACGTCGGCGGGTCGGTGACGTGGGGGACGAGCGACAACGGCGTGGCGACAGTGGACGCGTCGGGGAACGTCACCGGCGTGGCCCCGGGGACGGCGACCATCACCGCCACCAGCGGCGCGCGGACGGGGACGGCGACGATCGCCGTCTGCCCCAACCTGGCGCTGGGCGGCGTGTTCGTGGCCGACATGCCCGCGGGCTCCAGCCTCTGCCTCTCGGGCGGCGGGTCGGGCGCGGAGTACACGGCGGTGCCGGTGAACGTGAACGACGCCGCCTCCGTGTCGCTGAGCGTGACCGGAAGCGGGATCGTGGCGGTGTCGGGCGCGCCGACGCCGGACCGGCTCCCGTCCTCGGCTCGCTTCACCGTCGCGGCGAGGGCGGCGCAGGAGGACTTCGGGACGCGGCTGCGGGTGCGCGACCGGGCCCAGCTCACGCGGATGATCCCCGACGCGCGGCAGCGGTGGATCAGCCGCGGCGCGGCGGGGATGCGCGGGGGCGCTGCGGCGGGGGTGCGCGGCGCCATCACCCCCGGCGTGCCGTCGGTGGGCGCACTGATGAACCTGAACGTGGAGACGGACAACGCCTGCTCCACCCTCGACACGCGCGTGGGGCGGGTGGAGGCGGTGGGAACGCGGATCATCGTGATCGCTGACATCATGAACCCGGAGGGCGGGCTGAGCGCGGCCGACTACCAGGCCATCGCCGACAGCTTCGACCTGTTCGTGCACCCGGTGGCCACCGGCAACTTCGGCACACCCAGCGACATCGACAGCAACGGTGGCCGGGTGATCGCCTTCTACACGCGCGCGGTGAACGAGCTGACGCCGGCCGCCTCGTCGGCGTACATCGGCGGCTTCTTCTTCCAGCGCGACCTGCTTCCCGCGGCGAGCTGCGCCACCTCGAACGTGGGCGAGATGTTCTACATGCTGGCGGCCGACACGGGGGGCGCGGTGAACGGCAACAAGCGCAGCGTCTCCTTCATCAAGTCGGTGACGGTGGGGACGCTGGCGCACGAGTTCCAGCACATGATCAACGCCGCGCGCCGGATGTACGTGAACTCGGCGCCGGGGTTCGAGGAGGTGTGGCTGGACGAGGGGCTGTCGCACATCGCCGAGGAGCTGATCTTCTACAACCGCTCGGGGCTCTCGCCCGGCGGCAACGTGAACGCGGCGAGCCTGGCGGTGCCCGCGACGCAGGACGCCTTCTTCACCTACGCCGAGTCGAACTTCGGGCGGCTGCGGCAGTGGCTGCTGTCGCCGCACACCAACGGCGGCTTCCAGCTGGACGACGACCTGGCCACGCGCGGCGCGGCGTGGGCGTTCCTGCGCTACGCGGCCGACCGCAAGGGCGGCACGCAGTCGACCACCTGGAACGCGCTGGTCAACAGCACCACGGAGGGGATGACCAACGTGCAGGCCGTGCTGGGCACCGACCCGCTCCCCTGGTACCGCGACTTCGTGGGCGCCATGTACGCCGACGACGCGGGGATCGGGGCCTCGGCCACCTACTCGCAGCCGAGCTGGAACTTCCGCAACCTCTACGCGAACCTGGACTACACCCCCGGCCCGGTGTGCTCGTGCGCGTACGAGCTGGCGGTGCGCAACCCGTCGAACGGCGTGGCCGACGCGTTCTCGCTCACCGACAGCGGCGCCGCGGCGTACCTGCGCGTGGGCGTGGCGTCGAGCGCGTTCGCGGGATTGAAAACGCTGTCCGGCGGCCTGGCGCCCGCGTCGACGGTGCGGATGCTGGTGATCCGGCGGAAGTAG